GGCCGTCGCGCGGATGGGGCGGATCGAGAACCGGCTGCGGTCGCCGCTCACGGATCTCGCAACGTCGTTCCACGCGTCGATGGAGGCGGCGATGGCGGAGGCGGGCATCGAAGCCTCCCCGATGGCCGCGGCGCAGGACGCCGCGCGAATAGCCACGGCGCAGAACGCCGTGCGGACAGTCGCGGCGCAGGACGCCGCGCGAACAGAGGTGGCGCCAAACGCCGCGCGCACAGTCGCGGCGCAGGACGCCGCGCGCACAGTCGCGGCACAGGACGCCGCGCGAATAGCCACGGCGCAGGACGCCGTGCGAACAGAGGTGGCGCAGGATGCCGCGCGGACAGTCGTGGCGCCAAACGCCGCGCGCACAGTCGTGGCGCACGACGCCGCGCGCACAGAGGCCGCGCGATGAGCGCGACGGAGACGTCGCCGGGCGCCGCGAACGCGACGGTGACCGGCGCAAGGAACGAGGAGTTCCTCGACGCGCTGGAGTCGGGAGCGCTCCGCGCGGCCGTGCGCGACCCGAGCTCGCCGACGGGCTGGCGGGTCGACCGCGAGGTCAAGCGCGGCGTGCTCGCCTGCTTCGCCGCGTCCGCGGAGACCGAAGTCTCGGCGGGCCCGTTCCTCTTTCGGGACCGCGATCTCCTGCTGCCGCGGCGTGATCTTCCGGCGAGCGTTCGCGTCGTGCCCGGTGGAACCGCGATCCGAAGGGGGGCGCACCTCGGGAAGGGGGTCGTCGTGATGCCGCCCGCGTACGTCAACGTCGGCGCGTTCGTGGACGAAGACTCTCTCGTCGACAGCCACGCGCTCGTGGGGTCGTGCGCGCAGGTCGGCAAGCGCGTGCATCTCTCGGCGGCCGCGCAGATCGGCGGCGTGCTCGAGCCGATCGGAGCGCTGCCCGTGATCGTCGAGGACGACGTCTTCGTCGGGGGCAACTGCGGGATCTACGAGGGGGTCGTCGTGAAGCGGCGCGCGGTGCTCGCCGCGGGCGTCATCCTCACTTCATCGACGCCCGTCTACGACTTGACGCGGGGCGAGATTCTGCG
This genomic stretch from Thermoanaerobaculia bacterium harbors:
- a CDS encoding 2,3,4,5-tetrahydropyridine-2,6-dicarboxylate N-succinyltransferase, with product MSATETSPGAANATVTGARNEEFLDALESGALRAAVRDPSSPTGWRVDREVKRGVLACFAASAETEVSAGPFLFRDRDLLLPRRDLPASVRVVPGGTAIRRGAHLGKGVVVMPPAYVNVGAFVDEDSLVDSHALVGSCAQVGKRVHLSAAAQIGGVLEPIGALPVIVEDDVFVGGNCGIYEGVVVKRRAVLAAGVILTSSTPVYDLTRGEILRSDPSNGVPLVIPEGAVVVMGSRPAPGDFAREHGLSLAAPVIVKIRDAKTDAKTTLEAALRR